Proteins co-encoded in one Flavobacteriaceae bacterium MAR_2009_75 genomic window:
- a CDS encoding SSU ribosomal protein S6P modification protein yields MSDLKIIGSEEWCVFESLGIPAIKARVDSGAKTSSIQATNTKIVIRGVQEWVKFEVNPLQENRSIAIQCEAQLVDRRMVKSSSGISEERLVVKTAVTMGGETFDIELTLANRDTMEFRMLLGREAISDRFMVNPAVNYQVQSFEDDEINKKYAPYFKKKTGLKIALLASNPNLYSNKRIMEAAEARGHEIVFLNVELAYMKLDAHSPEIRYRGGNILKEFDAVIPRIKPSVTFYGCALIRQFNNLGVYCQNAAEAISQSRDKLFASQLFSKNDIHIPITGFAKSPADTKDLIKMVNGAPLIIKLLESTQGKGVVLAETNKAAESVINAFKSVNTNILVQEFIKEANGQDIRCFVVNNKVVASIQRQAEKGEFRANIHQGGKASIVKITSEERKLAQKAAKVLNLAVAGVDIIRSNKGPLLLEVNSSPGLEGIENATGKDIANTMIMAIERKLRFNG; encoded by the coding sequence TTGAGTGATTTAAAGATTATAGGTAGTGAAGAGTGGTGTGTATTTGAGAGTCTTGGAATTCCGGCAATAAAGGCCCGGGTTGATTCTGGTGCGAAAACATCTTCCATTCAGGCTACCAATACCAAAATAGTTATCAGGGGGGTGCAAGAATGGGTAAAATTTGAGGTTAATCCTTTACAGGAAAATCGCAGTATTGCTATTCAATGTGAAGCCCAACTGGTAGACCGTCGAATGGTCAAAAGCTCTTCGGGTATATCTGAAGAAAGATTGGTTGTCAAAACGGCCGTAACTATGGGCGGTGAAACTTTCGATATTGAGCTGACCCTGGCGAATCGCGACACTATGGAGTTTCGAATGTTATTGGGTAGAGAGGCGATAAGCGATAGATTTATGGTCAACCCAGCTGTAAACTATCAGGTGCAGAGTTTTGAGGATGATGAAATCAATAAAAAGTACGCTCCTTATTTTAAGAAAAAGACCGGTTTGAAAATCGCCTTATTAGCGAGCAATCCGAATTTGTATAGCAATAAAAGAATCATGGAGGCGGCAGAGGCCCGAGGTCACGAAATTGTTTTTCTGAACGTGGAGCTGGCCTATATGAAACTTGATGCGCATTCGCCTGAAATAAGATATCGCGGAGGCAATATCTTAAAAGAGTTCGATGCCGTTATACCGAGAATAAAGCCCTCGGTAACTTTTTATGGGTGTGCCTTAATACGACAATTCAATAATTTAGGAGTGTATTGCCAGAATGCCGCCGAGGCTATTTCACAATCAAGGGATAAACTTTTCGCTTCGCAGTTGTTTTCTAAAAACGATATACACATACCGATTACCGGTTTTGCCAAATCACCCGCCGACACCAAAGACCTAATAAAAATGGTGAATGGAGCCCCCTTAATCATTAAACTTTTGGAAAGTACCCAAGGTAAAGGTGTGGTTTTGGCTGAGACCAATAAGGCTGCTGAGAGTGTAATCAACGCTTTTAAGAGTGTGAATACTAATATTCTGGTACAAGAGTTTATTAAAGAGGCCAACGGGCAAGATATTCGGTGTTTCGTGGTAAATAATAAAGTAGTGGCGAGTATTCAGCGTCAGGCCGAGAAAGGTGAGTTCAGGGCGAACATACACCAAGGAGGCAAGGCTTCAATTGTCAAAATTACCTCTGAAGAGCGAAAACTGGCGCAAAAGGCAGCCAAAGTTCTAAATTTGGCGGTTGCTGGGGTCGATATTATCCGGTCTAACAAAGGGCCACTTTTACTCGAAGTAAATTCATCTCCTGGTCTCGAAGGTATAGAAAATGCAACAGGTAAAGACATTGCAAATACAATGATTATGGCAATTGAGCGTAAACTTCGCTTCAATGGCTAA
- a CDS encoding enamine deaminase RidA (YjgF/YER057c/UK114 family), whose protein sequence is MDNKTTRRASFKKLGMGLAALFGVGSVNAMSKKMGSDDAPAKKEVVGEIVTDQDIPLFSGAVRHGNTLYIAGKGAHTEPYEIKAHTEIVLQELEKGLKANGSSMDQVLKVNVYLADLGDYQAMNEVFRGRFGKNPPVRTTVATYGGVPGKSLVEMDCIAAVE, encoded by the coding sequence ATGGATAATAAAACAACAAGAAGGGCCTCTTTTAAAAAATTAGGTATGGGTTTGGCAGCACTCTTCGGGGTAGGTTCTGTTAATGCCATGTCAAAGAAAATGGGGTCAGACGATGCGCCGGCAAAAAAAGAAGTAGTGGGAGAAATCGTTACCGATCAAGACATCCCTCTTTTTTCTGGTGCGGTTAGGCATGGTAATACGTTATACATCGCCGGTAAAGGAGCGCATACAGAACCTTACGAAATTAAGGCCCATACTGAAATTGTGCTCCAAGAATTAGAGAAGGGTTTGAAAGCGAACGGTTCATCTATGGATCAGGTCTTAAAAGTAAATGTTTATCTCGCCGATTTAGGTGATTACCAGGCTATGAACGAGGTGTTTCGAGGTAGGTTCGGTAAGAATCCCCCGGTACGAACTACTGTGGCAACCTATGGTGGTGTGCCCGGTAAATCTTTGGTAGAAATGGATTGTATAGCAGCAGTAGAATAA
- a CDS encoding acetyl esterase/lipase, with the protein MKNIFYLIIIFFFLGNITFAQTEYELKENIPYYDASLQKTDAYLKERCKLDVYYPKDTTNISTVVWFHGGGLENGNKHIPEGLLEKGVAVVTVNYRMHPKVKHPTYIEDAAAAVAWAFKNIEKFNGNPEKIFVSGHSAGGYLASMVGLDKSYLEKFDIDANDITGLIPFSGHTITHFTIRKEMGIEGTQPIVDPFAPLFHVRKDAPPMLLITGNRELELLGRYEEVAYFYRMMKVVGHEDVELMEMDGYGHNMVYPAIPLLLNFVEEKSELIGK; encoded by the coding sequence ATGAAAAATATCTTCTATCTCATTATTATCTTCTTTTTTTTAGGCAATATCACTTTTGCTCAAACGGAGTATGAGCTGAAAGAAAATATACCGTACTATGATGCCAGCTTGCAAAAGACAGATGCCTACCTCAAAGAGCGGTGTAAACTCGATGTATATTATCCAAAAGACACTACCAATATATCAACGGTAGTATGGTTTCATGGGGGTGGATTAGAAAATGGGAATAAGCACATTCCCGAAGGACTATTGGAGAAAGGTGTAGCTGTAGTTACCGTCAATTATCGCATGCACCCCAAAGTGAAACACCCCACTTACATTGAAGACGCAGCAGCAGCAGTCGCTTGGGCATTTAAAAATATCGAGAAGTTCAATGGTAATCCAGAGAAGATTTTTGTTTCCGGTCATTCTGCCGGGGGCTATTTGGCAAGTATGGTAGGCCTAGACAAAAGCTACCTTGAGAAGTTCGACATCGATGCCAATGACATCACTGGGTTAATTCCGTTTAGCGGACATACCATTACACATTTTACAATTCGTAAAGAGATGGGTATCGAGGGTACGCAACCTATTGTAGACCCATTTGCTCCTTTATTTCATGTGCGTAAAGATGCACCCCCGATGCTTCTGATTACCGGAAACCGGGAACTTGAGCTCTTGGGGCGCTATGAAGAGGTAGCCTACTTTTATCGTATGATGAAAGTTGTGGGCCATGAAGATGTTGAGTTAATGGAAATGGATGGTTATGGTCATAATATGGTCTATCCGGCAATTCCACTATTGTTAAATTTCGTTGAAGAGAAATCTGAATTGATTGGAAAGTAA
- a CDS encoding agmatinase, protein MSTKKNYAGIPDEFAQLEKAKIILIPVPYDGTSTWGKGSDKGPQAFLEASENMELYDIETDTEVYEQGIHLTAPITENSSAEAMVNAVHKTTKEYIKRNKFVTLVGGEHSISIGTIRAFNECFDNLTVLHIDAHADLRESYEGTKYNHACAVHEASQTTNLVQVGIRSMDAIEKTFMDDEKTFFAHDMVNDEYWIDKVIESLTDNVLITFDLDVLDPSIMPSTGTPEPGGLFWYETLDFLKQVFEEKNVVGFDMVELCPNEHDKSADFLAAKLYYKMLSYKFMGKAADEEYDNTYDVDYKAANASLKYDDDED, encoded by the coding sequence ATGAGTACAAAAAAGAATTACGCCGGAATTCCCGACGAATTCGCACAACTTGAAAAGGCAAAAATCATTTTGATTCCTGTGCCTTATGACGGAACAAGCACTTGGGGAAAAGGTTCGGATAAAGGTCCTCAAGCGTTTTTAGAAGCTTCTGAAAATATGGAGCTTTATGATATTGAAACTGATACCGAGGTCTACGAGCAAGGTATTCATTTAACGGCACCTATTACCGAGAACAGTTCGGCCGAAGCCATGGTGAATGCCGTACACAAGACAACCAAGGAGTATATTAAACGAAACAAATTCGTGACCTTGGTTGGTGGTGAGCACTCCATTTCTATTGGTACCATTAGGGCCTTTAATGAATGCTTCGATAATCTTACGGTTTTGCATATTGATGCCCATGCCGATTTGAGAGAATCGTACGAAGGCACAAAGTATAATCATGCTTGCGCCGTTCATGAAGCGAGTCAAACTACTAACCTGGTTCAAGTTGGTATTCGTTCTATGGATGCTATCGAGAAAACCTTTATGGATGATGAGAAAACATTCTTCGCCCATGATATGGTCAACGATGAATATTGGATCGACAAGGTTATTGAGTCATTGACCGATAATGTGCTGATAACTTTTGACTTAGATGTATTGGATCCATCGATAATGCCATCTACTGGAACGCCTGAACCAGGCGGACTTTTCTGGTATGAGACATTAGATTTTCTAAAGCAGGTTTTTGAAGAAAAAAATGTAGTTGGCTTCGATATGGTAGAGCTGTGCCCGAACGAGCATGACAAGAGTGCAGATTTTCTGGCCGCCAAATTATATTATAAAATGCTTAGCTATAAATTTATGGGTAAGGCGGCCGATGAAGAATATGATAATACCTACGATGTAGATTATAAAGCGGCTAACGCAAGTTTAAAATATGACGATGACGAAGACTAA
- a CDS encoding enamine deaminase RidA (YjgF/YER057c/UK114 family), which yields MKYIVSLLAFMVLFSCNTSVEKEQAAPAVPAEETTLDPDYNPEAKLGELGIELSTPSSPIANYVNAVRVGNLIFLSGKGPLKPDGKNITGKVGEDLTIEEGYEAARITGINQLSVLKAELGNLNKVKRIVKVKGMVNCTPDFGDQPKVVNGYSDLMVAVFGERGKHARAAVGMGSLPGNIAIEVDMVVEVSD from the coding sequence ATGAAATATATAGTAAGCCTACTTGCCTTTATGGTATTATTTTCATGTAATACTTCGGTCGAAAAAGAACAAGCTGCTCCTGCTGTACCAGCTGAAGAAACTACGCTCGACCCAGATTACAATCCGGAAGCAAAATTGGGGGAATTAGGTATCGAATTGAGTACACCTTCTTCGCCCATCGCCAACTATGTAAATGCTGTTCGCGTCGGCAACTTGATTTTTTTATCGGGTAAAGGTCCTTTAAAGCCTGATGGAAAAAACATTACCGGTAAAGTCGGTGAAGATTTAACCATAGAAGAAGGGTATGAAGCCGCTAGAATTACTGGTATAAACCAGCTTTCAGTGCTTAAAGCTGAATTGGGCAACTTGAATAAAGTAAAGCGTATAGTAAAGGTAAAGGGCATGGTCAATTGTACTCCAGATTTCGGGGATCAGCCCAAAGTTGTGAATGGTTATTCAGATTTGATGGTTGCTGTATTCGGTGAACGTGGTAAGCATGCGCGAGCGGCGGTCGGTATGGGTTCTTTGCCAGGTAATATTGCTATTGAGGTAGATATGGTGGTCGAGGTGAGCGATTAA
- a CDS encoding putative amidohydrolase, which translates to MISKDIENVELKFLDLKDYQELKTAMKEVYKNIPDSYWAEKQIKSLIKLFPQGQVVIKVNGQLAGCSLSIIVDYDEFEDTHTFQEITGQETFSTHTEDGDILYGIDVFIKPEFRGLRLGRRLYDYRKELCEKLNLKGIAFGGRIPNYHEYANELTPKQYIDKVKLKEIHDPVLSFQINNDFHPSKILKGYLEGDKASKEFAVLMEWDNIYYKKPNKKAATKKSIVRLGLIQWQMRPYDRLEELLQQAEFFIDSVSGYRSDFALFPEFFNAPLMAENNHLSESDAIRELAQHTEAIVQKFSEFSISYNINIITGSMPEMKEDGLYNVGYLCKRDGSVERYEKLHVTPDESKVWGMQGGNQLKTFDTDCGKIGVLICYDVEFPELSRLLADEGMDILFVPFLTDTQNGFSRVRNCAQARAIENECYVAIAGSVGNLPKVHNMDIQFAQSMVFTPCDFSFPTNGIKAEATPNAEMILIADVDIDLLRELNQFGAVRNLKDRRKDIFELTKRK; encoded by the coding sequence ATGATTTCGAAAGACATAGAAAATGTTGAGCTGAAATTTTTAGACCTGAAAGATTATCAGGAACTGAAAACAGCCATGAAAGAGGTATATAAAAATATACCCGATTCATATTGGGCAGAAAAGCAGATTAAATCTCTTATTAAACTGTTTCCCCAAGGGCAGGTCGTAATCAAGGTCAACGGTCAATTAGCAGGTTGTTCGCTATCGATTATTGTAGATTACGACGAGTTTGAAGACACGCACACATTTCAAGAGATTACGGGTCAAGAAACCTTCAGTACCCATACCGAAGACGGAGACATTCTCTACGGTATAGACGTTTTCATTAAACCAGAGTTTCGCGGTCTTCGCTTGGGTCGACGCCTGTACGATTACCGCAAAGAACTTTGTGAAAAGTTGAACCTTAAGGGTATCGCTTTTGGGGGCAGAATACCTAATTACCATGAGTATGCCAACGAGTTGACTCCTAAGCAGTACATCGACAAGGTAAAATTGAAAGAGATTCATGACCCCGTCTTAAGCTTTCAAATCAATAACGATTTTCATCCCTCTAAAATTTTGAAAGGGTATTTAGAAGGTGATAAAGCTTCTAAAGAGTTTGCCGTTTTGATGGAGTGGGATAATATTTATTATAAAAAACCCAATAAAAAGGCGGCCACAAAAAAAAGTATCGTCCGTCTAGGCCTAATTCAGTGGCAGATGCGACCATATGATCGCCTTGAAGAATTATTACAGCAGGCAGAGTTTTTTATTGATTCCGTTTCTGGTTATCGTTCCGACTTTGCGCTCTTTCCAGAGTTTTTTAATGCCCCTTTAATGGCGGAAAACAATCACCTTTCCGAATCTGACGCTATTCGGGAACTTGCGCAACACACTGAAGCCATAGTACAGAAATTCTCTGAGTTCTCAATATCGTACAATATCAATATCATTACGGGAAGTATGCCTGAAATGAAGGAAGATGGGTTGTATAATGTGGGCTATTTATGCAAACGAGACGGGTCGGTCGAGCGTTATGAAAAGTTACATGTGACCCCTGATGAGTCAAAGGTTTGGGGAATGCAAGGTGGTAATCAATTGAAGACTTTCGATACCGATTGTGGTAAAATAGGGGTGCTTATCTGTTACGATGTCGAATTTCCTGAACTAAGCAGACTATTGGCTGATGAGGGTATGGATATTCTCTTCGTGCCCTTTCTTACCGATACCCAAAACGGCTTCTCGCGAGTACGAAACTGTGCGCAGGCAAGGGCAATAGAAAACGAGTGTTACGTTGCCATTGCGGGTAGTGTGGGTAATTTACCCAAGGTTCATAATATGGATATTCAGTTTGCCCAAAGTATGGTCTTTACACCCTGTGATTTTTCGTTTCCGACCAATGGAATAAAAGCGGAGGCCACTCCAAATGCGGAGATGATCTTAATTGCCGATGTTGACATAGACCTATTGAGAGAACTGAACCAATTTGGTGCCGTTAGAAATTTGAAAGATAGAAGAAAAGATATTTTTGAACTTACAAAAAGAAAGTAA
- a CDS encoding putative dehydrogenase: protein MKSSRRSFIKKTAVAGTGVIAAPTIVSANVFGANDRINAAVLGVNGRGKSHIKSLMAQDNVRVATLCDPDMNILKERQKSFKETYDKKVSLEQDLRRVFDDKDIDVVSIASPNHWHALSVIWACQAGKDVYVEKPGSHNIWEGRKMVEAANKYDRIVQHGVQLRSSPAINEAIGLMRDGYIGRVYMSRGLVFRWRPDIGDKGLSQVPAGLDYDLWTGPAQKEPFTENLVHYNWHWHWDYGNGDVGNQGIHETDLCMWGLDVGLPTQITAMGGKFLWNDSKETPEVLTSVYNYPEENKIIQFEVRPWCTNAEGGATVGNIFYGDKGILVVDGYDKYTTYLGKDRTPGKSGEDGGESGTGMDRGNGGTDGHFANFIEAVRKHDKSILNGPVETAHLSSGLAHLGNIAYRTGRVLNFDPKTERFVNDAEADKYLTRDYREGFEVPENV from the coding sequence ATGAAATCATCTAGAAGATCTTTTATCAAGAAAACAGCAGTTGCAGGAACTGGGGTCATTGCCGCTCCTACTATTGTTTCCGCAAACGTTTTCGGAGCTAACGATCGTATTAACGCCGCAGTCTTAGGGGTAAATGGTAGGGGTAAATCGCATATCAAAAGTTTAATGGCGCAAGATAATGTTCGAGTGGCCACCTTATGTGATCCCGATATGAACATCCTTAAAGAGAGACAGAAATCATTTAAAGAAACTTATGATAAGAAAGTATCTCTGGAGCAAGATCTTCGTAGGGTATTCGATGATAAAGATATCGATGTGGTAAGTATTGCCAGTCCGAACCATTGGCATGCGCTATCGGTAATCTGGGCTTGTCAAGCTGGTAAAGATGTTTACGTAGAAAAGCCTGGTTCACATAATATATGGGAGGGACGTAAAATGGTCGAAGCTGCCAATAAATATGACCGTATCGTTCAACACGGGGTACAGCTTAGAAGTTCACCTGCCATCAATGAGGCCATAGGTTTAATGAGAGATGGCTATATTGGTAGAGTGTACATGTCTCGTGGCCTTGTATTTAGATGGAGGCCCGATATTGGGGACAAAGGCTTATCACAGGTGCCTGCAGGATTGGATTATGATTTATGGACCGGTCCTGCCCAAAAAGAACCGTTTACTGAAAACTTGGTTCATTACAACTGGCATTGGCATTGGGATTATGGTAATGGAGATGTAGGTAATCAAGGTATACATGAGACCGACCTTTGTATGTGGGGCTTAGATGTTGGGCTTCCAACACAAATAACCGCAATGGGCGGCAAGTTTCTTTGGAATGATAGTAAAGAAACTCCCGAGGTACTTACTTCAGTTTACAATTATCCGGAAGAAAATAAAATTATACAGTTTGAGGTTCGACCTTGGTGTACAAATGCCGAGGGCGGTGCCACGGTAGGTAATATTTTCTACGGTGATAAGGGTATTCTAGTAGTAGACGGCTATGATAAATACACCACATATTTAGGTAAAGATAGAACACCTGGTAAATCTGGTGAAGATGGTGGTGAATCTGGTACTGGTATGGATCGAGGCAATGGCGGAACAGATGGCCACTTCGCCAATTTTATAGAAGCGGTTCGTAAACATGATAAATCTATACTTAATGGCCCAGTGGAAACAGCTCATTTATCTTCTGGTTTGGCTCACTTAGGCAATATTGCCTATAGAACGGGTCGTGTGCTTAATTTTGATCCTAAAACAGAGCGTTTTGTAAACGATGCCGAAGCAGATAAATATTTGACCCGTGATTATCGTGAAGGGTTTGAGGTTCCTGAAAATGTGTAG
- a CDS encoding L-seryl-tRNA(Ser) seleniumtransferase, translated as MSSRRNALKSISALPLVGGLLGPSLVSAKTTEEVFLKPAARDFFKELGLRTFINAAGTYTSMTGSLMHKEVTEAISYGATEYVNLDELHDKVGDRIAQLLECEYATVSSGAFGAMTIGLAGVICGMDEKKVSQLPDTTGLKNEVIVQEKHAIGYTHALINTGAKIVEVKSTKDLEKAINKNTAMLWFLNANTDAGEISREEFVALGKKHNIPTFIDCAADVPPVENLFKFTKMGFDLVAFSGGKGIRGPQSAGLLLGKRKFIEAARLHTPPRGTTIARGMKVNKEEVLGMLVALELYLARDHKKEWEMWESQIKLISDSAKSVNGVETEIHVPPHANHVPSLKIRWDENVVKISKSDMRKALRDGHPSIETVGGNEEVGITTWMMEPGQERIVAQRVKEVLKNA; from the coding sequence ATGAGCAGTAGAAGAAACGCATTGAAATCTATATCGGCCTTACCTTTAGTGGGCGGGCTTTTGGGGCCAAGTTTGGTGTCGGCAAAGACCACGGAAGAAGTTTTTTTAAAACCTGCTGCTCGCGATTTCTTTAAAGAATTGGGGCTAAGAACTTTTATTAACGCCGCGGGTACCTACACCTCGATGACGGGCTCGTTGATGCATAAAGAGGTTACGGAGGCCATTAGTTATGGAGCTACTGAATATGTTAACTTAGATGAGTTACATGATAAGGTAGGGGATCGCATTGCTCAATTGTTGGAGTGTGAATATGCAACGGTTTCTTCCGGGGCATTTGGGGCGATGACCATTGGGTTGGCCGGAGTCATTTGTGGTATGGACGAGAAAAAGGTCAGCCAACTTCCTGACACCACAGGTCTTAAAAACGAAGTCATCGTTCAAGAGAAGCATGCTATCGGGTATACACATGCCCTAATCAACACAGGGGCTAAAATTGTTGAGGTAAAGAGTACTAAAGATCTTGAAAAAGCAATTAATAAGAATACGGCAATGTTATGGTTTTTAAACGCTAATACCGATGCAGGAGAAATTTCCAGGGAAGAATTTGTAGCTCTTGGCAAAAAGCATAACATTCCCACTTTTATAGATTGTGCTGCCGATGTACCACCTGTAGAAAATCTTTTTAAGTTTACTAAAATGGGTTTTGATCTCGTTGCGTTTTCCGGAGGAAAGGGCATTCGGGGTCCTCAAAGTGCTGGATTACTTTTGGGAAAACGAAAATTTATTGAGGCCGCCCGATTACATACTCCTCCCAGAGGTACCACCATTGCAAGGGGTATGAAAGTTAATAAAGAAGAAGTGCTCGGTATGTTGGTTGCCTTAGAGTTGTATCTCGCAAGAGACCATAAAAAGGAATGGGAAATGTGGGAAAGTCAGATCAAGTTAATTAGCGATAGTGCAAAATCCGTTAATGGTGTGGAAACTGAAATACATGTTCCCCCGCACGCCAATCATGTGCCTAGTCTTAAAATTCGTTGGGATGAAAATGTAGTTAAAATTTCAAAGTCCGATATGAGAAAGGCCTTGCGAGACGGTCACCCATCTATAGAGACTGTTGGAGGTAATGAAGAAGTGGGTATAACTACATGGATGATGGAGCCCGGTCAAGAGCGAATAGTAGCACAAAGGGTCAAAGAGGTGCTTAAGAATGCTTAA
- a CDS encoding homospermidine synthase (spermidine-specific) has translation MTKTKGEISKFIEKYYLHFNAAALVDAAKGYEDQLNDGAKMLVSLAGAMSTAELGKIFAEIIRQDKVHIVSCTGANLEEDIMNLVAHSHYKRVPNYRDLTPKEEWGLLEKGLNRVTDTCIPEEEAFRRLQEHIFKIWKDAEEKGERYLPHEFMYKMLLSGVLEEHYEIDLKDSWMYAAAEKNLPIVCPGWEDSTMGNIFASYVLKGELKASTMKSGIEYMTFLADWYTDNSENGIGFFQIGGGIAGDFPICVVPMLYQDMERTETPFWSYFCQISDSTTSYGSYSGAVPNEKITWGKLDIDTPKFIIESDATIVAPLIFAYLLDL, from the coding sequence ATGACGAAGACTAAGGGCGAAATTTCAAAATTTATAGAAAAATACTATTTGCACTTCAACGCTGCGGCGCTGGTTGACGCGGCGAAAGGCTACGAAGACCAATTAAATGATGGGGCGAAGATGTTGGTTTCTTTGGCCGGGGCGATGAGCACAGCAGAACTGGGCAAGATATTTGCTGAAATCATCAGGCAAGATAAAGTGCATATCGTGTCTTGTACGGGTGCCAATTTAGAGGAAGATATCATGAACTTGGTGGCCCATTCCCATTATAAAAGGGTACCCAATTATCGCGATTTGACCCCCAAAGAGGAGTGGGGTCTTTTAGAAAAAGGCCTTAATCGAGTAACCGATACCTGTATACCCGAAGAAGAGGCTTTTAGAAGGTTGCAAGAGCATATTTTCAAGATTTGGAAAGATGCCGAAGAGAAAGGCGAACGGTATCTACCTCATGAATTTATGTATAAAATGCTACTTTCAGGAGTGTTGGAAGAGCACTATGAAATCGACCTAAAAGACTCGTGGATGTATGCTGCGGCAGAGAAAAATTTACCGATTGTTTGCCCTGGCTGGGAAGACAGTACCATGGGTAATATTTTTGCTTCTTATGTGTTGAAGGGCGAACTGAAAGCCAGTACCATGAAATCAGGTATCGAATACATGACATTTTTGGCAGACTGGTATACTGATAATTCAGAAAACGGCATCGGCTTCTTTCAAATCGGTGGTGGTATTGCCGGTGATTTTCCTATTTGCGTGGTGCCCATGCTCTATCAAGATATGGAGCGCACAGAAACCCCATTCTGGAGCTATTTCTGCCAAATTAGTGATTCGACCACAAGCTATGGATCCTATTCCGGAGCGGTACCCAATGAAAAGATAACTTGGGGAAAGTTAGATATAGATACCCCTAAATTTATTATTGAAAGCGATGCAACTATTGTTGCCCCATTAATTTTTGCATATCTTCTAGACCTATGA
- a CDS encoding arginine decarboxylase, translating to MNTKYIDLIDQTYYFPQEEFTLEDEFLRFHGIPLNELVEKYGSPLKFTYLPKISQNINLAKQWFANAIEKHNYKGRYHYCYCTKSSHFQHVLKEVLNNEVHIETSSAFDINIVEQLKKSGKIKDDTYVICNGFKREQYVENIARLINQGHQNCIPIIDNYEELDLLSDAITDDFQVGIRIASEEEPKFEFYTSRLGIGYKNIVPFYENQIKDNDKVELKMLHFFINTGIRDNSYYWNELVKCLKVYVRLKKICPTLDSLNIGGGFPIKNTLAFEYDYQYMIDEIINQINITCQEANVPVPHIFTEFGSFTVGESGGAIYEILYQKQQNDREKWNMIDSSFITTLPDTWAINKRFILLPINRWKDEYERVLLGGLTCDSDDYYNSEQNMNAIYLPKFKRDKPLYIGFFNTGAYQETIGGFGGLQHCLIPQPKHILIDKDVNGDFTYELFSQQQRAEDLLSILGYNVSKDDKASKAKEEKVELES from the coding sequence ATGAATACCAAATACATCGATCTTATCGATCAAACTTATTACTTCCCACAAGAAGAGTTTACGCTAGAAGACGAGTTTCTTCGTTTTCACGGCATTCCATTAAATGAGTTGGTAGAAAAATATGGTAGCCCGTTGAAGTTTACCTATCTCCCTAAAATCTCCCAAAATATAAATCTTGCCAAACAATGGTTCGCGAACGCCATTGAAAAGCATAATTATAAAGGCAGGTATCATTATTGCTACTGCACCAAAAGTTCACATTTTCAGCATGTACTGAAAGAAGTACTGAACAATGAGGTTCACATTGAAACTTCGTCGGCCTTTGATATTAATATTGTAGAACAGCTTAAGAAATCAGGCAAGATTAAAGATGACACCTACGTTATCTGTAACGGATTTAAGAGAGAGCAGTATGTCGAAAACATAGCTCGCTTAATAAACCAAGGGCATCAGAATTGCATACCCATTATTGATAATTATGAAGAGCTTGATTTGCTCTCTGACGCGATTACAGATGATTTTCAAGTAGGAATTCGTATTGCTTCGGAAGAAGAACCCAAATTTGAATTCTATACCTCTCGATTGGGCATAGGCTACAAGAATATAGTGCCCTTTTATGAAAATCAGATTAAGGATAATGATAAGGTTGAGCTAAAAATGCTTCATTTTTTCATTAATACCGGGATCAGGGATAATTCGTACTACTGGAACGAATTGGTGAAATGCTTAAAAGTCTACGTTAGACTCAAGAAAATTTGCCCAACCCTAGATAGTTTGAACATCGGCGGGGGTTTTCCTATTAAAAACACCTTGGCTTTCGAATACGACTATCAATATATGATTGATGAAATTATCAATCAGATCAATATTACCTGTCAAGAAGCCAACGTGCCGGTGCCACATATTTTTACCGAGTTCGGTAGTTTCACCGTTGGGGAGAGTGGGGGTGCCATTTATGAAATTCTGTACCAGAAACAACAGAACGACCGTGAGAAATGGAATATGATAGACTCTTCGTTTATCACGACTTTACCCGATACCTGGGCCATTAATAAGCGATTTATTTTACTGCCCATCAACCGATGGAAAGATGAGTACGAACGTGTTCTATTGGGTGGTTTAACCTGTGATAGCGACGATTATTACAACAGCGAACAAAATATGAACGCTATTTACTTGCCAAAATTCAAGAGAGACAAGCCACTATATATCGGTTTTTTTAATACGGGGGCCTATCAAGAAACGATTGGCGGTTTCGGCGGTCTGCAGCACTGTTTAATTCCGCAGCCGAAACATATCTTAATTGATAAAGATGTTAACGGTGATTTTACATATGAGCTTTTTAGTCAACAGCAGCGAGCCGAAGACCTTCTGTCGATTTTGGGCTACAACGTAAGTAAAGACGATAAGGCTTCAAAAGCCAAAGAAGAAAAGGTTGAGCTTGAGAGCTAA